A genome region from Babesia bigemina genome assembly Bbig001, chromosome : I includes the following:
- a CDS encoding signal recognition particle SRP9 subunit, putative: MTYYDNWSGFLQEARSLFCGRPLKTRYSVKYVKGEKCLVLKVTDDRKCCMFKLSRQGNLRQLQQFNQLFLNWSLSRDTENPEALPLKVTAAKPKSNRKVNARNS; this comes from the exons ATGACATATTATGACAACTGGAGCGGGTTTCTCCAGGAAGCGCGCTCTCTGTTTTGCGGTCGGCCTCTGAAG ACTCGCTACTCGGTCAAGTACGTGAAGGGAGAAAAGTGCCTGGTGCTCAAAGTGACCGACGACAGGAAG TGCTGCATGTTCAAGCTGAGTCGCCAGGGCAACTTGCGACAATTGCAACAGTTTAATCAGCTGTTCCTCAACTGGTCGCTTTCCAGGGACACCGAGAATCCCGAGGCTCTGCCGCTCAAGGTTACTG ccgctAAACCGAAGTCAAACCGGAAAGTGAATGCTCGCAACTCGTGA
- a CDS encoding nonsense-mediated mRNA decay protein, putative translates to MGDWYTGTFAAAEPSYAPMRCCLCGDVVAKPTASRMCHLCISKNVNLSQEVATHCTILQCGTCKKFFHDRWLNCEMESRELLSICLKKVKGLDAMKIINASFVFTEHHSKQLKVKICVQKEVDNSFVVEQTFVIDFAIRSSQCDYCKRMYTPHTWKAMVQIRQKTKDKRHILMLEQVIIKHNAHENVSSILSRRNGFDLHFQSKTCAQKFADFISDKIVSQVKNSKKLITQDSVNNKWDYKYTLQVTLIPICADDLVFLPPKVASMNGGVSPFMLCVNLTTTISLIDPFTLRTLEVSGDKYWKNPFSSREFSSPNAAHQIVPVFTKFNLCNFIILNVEKDRESKNTHPYYELVDVEIMAVNSSTVIYTKSHLGKALAVGDTFSGYDIRRINMNGLAEEETDITNKIPFDVILVRKVKNKRAFKTNWVLKRIVQTKGGESDDEIEEDELLDFKEELMNKKELQRNVDFYQNPKMQVSKDGSAEGGELDVLASQLKELSLQDTNYF, encoded by the exons ATGGGTGATTGGTATACGGGTACATTTGCGGCGGCGGAGCCGTCGTACGCGCCGATGCGATGTTGCCTCTGCGGGGACGTCGTTGCGAAGCCGACTGCTTCTAGGATGTGCCACCTGTGTATCTCGAAAAACGTCAACCTGTCGCAGGAGGTGGCGACACACTGTACGATTTTGCAGTGTGGAACGTGCAAAAAGTTCTTCCACGACAGATG GCTCAATTGCGAGATGGAAAGCAGGGAGCTGCTGTCCATATGCCTGAagaaggttaaggggctGGACGCCATGAAGATCATAAACGCGTCGTTCGTCTTCACGGAGCACCACAGCAAGCAGCTCAAAGTGAAGATCTGCGTGCAGAAGGAGGTGGACAACAGcttcgtggttgagcagACATTCGTGATCGACTTCGCCATCAGGTCGAGCCAGTGCGACTACTGCAAGCGCATGTACACACCGCACACGTGGAAGGCGATGGTGCAGATCAGGCAGAAGACCAAGGACAAGCGGCACATCCTCATGTTGGAGCAGGTCATCATCAAGCACAACGCGCACGAGAACGTGTCCAGCATCCTCTCCAGGCGCAACGGCTTCGATCTGCACTTCCAAAGCAAGACTTGTGCCCAAAAGTTCGCCGACTTCATCTCCGACAAGATCGTGTCGCAAGTCAAAAACAGCAAGAAGCTGATCACGCAGGACAGCGTGAACAACAAGTGGGATTACAAGTACACACTGCAGGTTACGCTCATTCCCATCTGCGCAGACGACCTG GTGTTCCTGCCGCCGAAGGTGGCCTCGATGAACGGCGGTGTCTCGCCTTTCATGCTGTGCGTCAACCTGACCACCACCATCAGTCTAATCGACCCGTTCACGTTACGTACGTTGGAGGTCTCTGGAGACAAGTACTGGAAGAACCCGTTCTCGTCGCGTGAGTTTAGCAGCCCGAATGCCGCCCACCAAATCGTTCCAGTGTTCACCAAGTTCAACCTCTGCAACTTCATCATCCTCAACGTCGAGAAGGACCGCGAAAGCAAGAACACACACCCGTACTATGA GCTCGTCGACGTCGAGATTATGGCAGTCAACTCTTCAACCGTCATTTACACGAAATCGCATCTGGGGAAGGCGCTGGCTGTGGGCGACACCTTCAGCGGCTACGACATCAGACGAATCAACATGAACGGCCTCGCCGAGGAGGAAACCGACATCACTAACAAGATACCCTTTGACGTgatcctcgtccgcaaggtCAAGAACAAGAGGGCTTTCAAAACCAACTGGGTGCTCAAGAGGATCGTGCAG ACGAAGGGCGGCGAATCGGACGATGAGATTGAGGAGGACGAGCTGCTTGATTTCAAGGAGGAGCTGATGAACAAGAAGGAACTGCAGCGCAACGTCGATTTCTACCAGAATCCGAA GATGCAAGTGTCTAAGGACGGCAGCGCCGAGGGCGGGGAACTCGACGTGCTCGCGTCGCAGCTCAAGGAGCTCTCGCTACAAGACACGAACTACTTCTGA
- a CDS encoding adaptin subunit, putative: MISLPAVAMDRLGLGPPKLKPDFFVDHRKGEVGELRLLLRKMAADYKSASSLSAYTHADNNTRRREILKRLIRCMTLGVDVSRLYTEVVMVSHTADPVQKKMIYMYLSTYSKDNPDLTVLTINTLLKDIENVDPVIRCLALRNISAFGTKLSNDYAKDAILKKFHDPADAVKRSAIIGGLRVYKSQCAIAKKEHADESDCHEHRSAILQHLVSSLKSLNLDVMFDSLCVYSEMLGQGDDIKLSKHSIVYLINRIKKMTEWQQCLTLQLLHTYTPAGDELFDLLNLLDELLNYSSTAVFLATAKCFLAWTAHDDMLQLEVIRRVEMPMIALITHSCDEIAYNLLLNTLLMIVNAPRLEDDSGAGETYKPPFADHYEVFFFRYDDPSYIKHVKLNILVAIACEANYLEIVKDLNEYVSDTNHAIAAKSVKAVGIIALKFPAHLEFIMSQMSVVFSLGISYLISAALYVIRALLLVYPSGVAKLLEIVEASRDFFREPQALSYYIWILGEYGESVEHAPYTLEDLIDRPDISDIAKELLCASMKVFFKRPPEMFPGLSRLLRRVMSEIQDPDLVGHADFYYVLLSTDLAAAEKIVMAPSSHDAASVLENCIVDLGIALPSVHWLDSFNSVHAFDEDLSQGSSPSRFFPFTYGDVDTDILMTPAAAESPEDSSSCADSSYNTVEGYDLPGAVSTDENAAPTTLQDRLAPLHLVVPKTLLSEEFQKSWFACDAICQSTDEVASAHADVNFESLEDLLFDVHIATLASGKSQNTTKMYQYAQNAAGQMYYMELTLTPVDGRWKIQASVKSQRAGCDEALLQSFADTLCNCASNWVSGDDTN, from the exons ATGATTTCGTTACCAGCGGTAGCCATGGACCGCCTCGGTCTGGGTCCGCCGAAGTTAAAGCCTGACTTCTTTGTCGATCATCGGAAG GGCGAAGTTGGGGAGCTGCGCCTGCTGCTACGCAAGATGGCAGCAGATTACAAGAGCGCGTCGTCGTTAAGCG CGTATACCCACGCTGATAACAACACGAGGCGCCGTGAGATTCTGAAGCGTCTGATACGGTGTATGACGCTTGGCGTGGATGTATCTCGGCTGTACACGGAGGTGGTGATGGTATCGCATACAGCGGACCCAGTCCAGAAGAAAATGATTTACATGTACCTCTCTACGTACAGCAAGGACAACCCCGATCTCACCGTGCTGACGATAAACACGCTGTTGAAGGATATTGAGAACGTGGACCCTGTTATTCGCTGCCTAGCGCTGCGCAACATCTCCGCTTTTGGCACTAAGCTCTCGAATGACTACGCAAAGGACGCCATCCTCAAGAAGTTTCACGACCCTGCGGATGCCGTGAAGCGCTCTGCCATCATAGGCGGATTGCGCGTCTACAAGTCACAGTGCGCCATTGCCAAGAAGGAGCATGCGGACGAGTCGGACTGCCACGAGCACCGTTCCGCCATACTGCAGCACCTGGTGTCGTCCCTGAAGTCGTTGAATCTGGACGTGATGTTCGACTCCTTGTGCGTATACAGTGAGATGCTGGGTCAGGGAGACGACATAAAGCTGAGCAAGCACAGCATAGTGTACCTCATAAACCGCATAAAGAAGATGACCGAATGGCAGCAGTGCCTTaccctgcagctgctgcacacTTACACCCCCGCTGGAGACGAGCTGTTCGACCTCCTGAACCTGCTTGACGAGTTGCTGAACTATTCGTCCACCGCCGTGTTCTTGGCCACGGCAAAGTGCTTCCTGGCGTGGACGGCTCATGACGacatgctgcagctggaggtTATCAGGCGGGTCGAAATGCCCATGATCGCTCTTATCACGCACTCGTGCGACGAGATCGCATACAATCTACTGCTTAACACCCTGCTTATGATCGTTAACG CCCCGAGGCTGGAGGATGACAGCGGAGCGGGGGAAACCTACAAGCCGCCGTTTGCGGACCACTACGAGGTCTTTTTCTTCCGCTACGATGACCCGTCTTATATCAAGCACGTAAAACTGAATATACTGGTCGCGATTGCGTGTGAG GCAAACTATCTGGAGATAGTGAAGGACCTCAATGAATATGTTTCTGACACCAACCACGCCATTGCCGCGAAATCGGTCAAGGCGGTTGGAATAATAGCGCTGAAGTTTCCAGCGCACCTCGAGTTTATAATGTCACAG ATGTCGGTCGTGTTCAGCCTGGGGATCTCGTATCTCATAAGTGCCGCGCTGTACGTGATACGCGCGTTGCTTTTGGTCTACCCGTCCGGCGTCGCCAAATTACTGGAGATCGTCGAGGCCTCCCGTGACTTCTTCCGGGAGCCGCAGGCCTTGTCGTACTACATTTGGATCCTTG GTGAATACGGTGAAAGCGTTGAGCACGCGCCTTACACGCTCGAGGATCTTATTGACCGCCCTGACATCTCCGATATCGCCAAGGAGTTGCTCTGCGCCTCCATGAAGGTGTTCTTCAAACGACCGCCTGAAATGTTCCCTGGACTCTCACGGCTGCTACGCAGG GTCATGAGCGAGATTCAAGATCCAGATCTTGTTGGCCACGCTGACTTCTACTACGTGCTCCTCTCCACTGACTTGGCG GCTGCGGAAAAGATTGTAATGGCCCCATCGTCTCACGACGCTGCCTCCGTGTTGGAAAATTGCATA GTCGACTTGGGCATCGCGCTGCCAAGCGTTCACTGGCTGGATTCATTCAACAGTGTGCACGCTTTTGACGAGGACCTATCGCAAGGCAGCTCTCCCAGTCGTTTTTTCCCCTTTACGTACGGCGACGTAGACACTGACATTTTGATGACGCCAGCTGCCGCCGAATCGCCGGAGGACAGCTCAAGCTGCGCGGACTCGTCATACAATACCGTTGAAGGATACGATCTCCCAGGAGCTGTTAGCACGGATGAAAACGCGGCACCCACCACGTTGCAAGATCGCCTGGCCCCCCTGCACCTGGTGGTGCCGAAGACGCTGCTGTCGGAGGAGTTCCAGAAAAGCTGGTTCGCCTGCGACGCCATTTGCCAAAGCACTGATGAGGTGGCATCCGCGCATGCCGACGTTAACTTTGAATCACTGGAGGACTTGCTTTTCGACGTTCACATCGCGACGCTCGCCTCCGGCAAGAGCCAGAACACGACGAAGATGTACCAGTACGCGCAGAACGCGGCGGG GCAAATGTACTACATGGAGCTGACGTTAACTCCGGTTGACGGGAGGTGGAAGATACAGGCGTCCGTGAAGTCGCAGCGCGCTGGCTGCGACGAGGCGCTACTGCAGTCCTTCGCAGACACGCTGTGCAACTGCGCCAGCAACTGGGTATCAGGCGACGATACGAATTGA
- a CDS encoding ribosome biogenesis Brix protein, putative, with amino-acid sequence MKKITTKKSKGEIKKQLVEKGESIRKSLEHIVKQDAKANTSTANLAARAPKKSVDKLQKAVNDDSDSGADEDVDMDPYRLKDAYYIKQNAKYTNKKKTIVLASRGISSLGRQLMNDIKLMLPHHKAESKLEKKESYTAINTLAGLSGCDSAIFIEARKSEMIMWISKTPNGPTLKGRLTNVHTLRDSTFAGNCLLYSRPLLTFDNAFESTAHLKLIKQVLMHVFGTPNNHPKSKPFCDHCLSFFYFDGRIFFRHYQIAPENEFAMNKPQQQVLTEIGPQFVVEPILILSGSFNGTMLWKNKNYVSPIMMRRLKRESDALRKQQQEIDKKNRDRETDLPDDELSNQNVFSAPN; translated from the exons ATGAAGAAAATAACGACTAAAAAATCCAAAGGTGAAATCAAGAAGCAGCTGGTGGAGAAGGGGGAATCCATTCGGAAGTCGCTCGAACACATTGTGAAGCAGGATGCGAAGGCAAACACGAGCACTGCGAATCTCGCAGCGCGGGCGCCGAAGAAAAGCGTGGACAAGCTGCAAAAGGCGGTGAACGACGACAGCGACAGCGGCGCCGACGAAGATGTGGACATGGACCCCTACCGCCTCAAGGACGCCTACTACATCAAGCAGAATGCCAAGTACACCAACAAGAAGAAGACCATAGTGCTGGCGAGTAGGGGCATTTCCAGCCTAGGAAGGCAGCTCATGAACGACATCAAGCTGATGCTCCCGCATCACAAGGCCGAG TCCAAGCTGGAGAAGAAAGAGTCGTACACGGCAATAAACACACTTGCTGGGCTCTCTGG GTGTGACAGCGCCATCTTCATAGAGGCACGCAAAAGTGAAATGATCATGTGGATCTCCAAGACGCCTAACGGCCCGACGCTGAAGGGGCGACTTACGAACG TGCACACCCTGAGGGATTCCACGTTCGCCGGGAACTGCTTGCTCTACTCTAGGCCGCTGCTCACGTTTGACAACGCGTTCGAGTCCACGGCGCACCTCAAGCTCATCAAACAGGTGCTGATGCACGTGTTCGGGACTCCCAACAACCACCCGAAGAGCAAGCCGTTCTGCGACCACTGCCTCTCGTTCTTCTACTTCGACGGGCGCATTTTCTTCAGACACTACCAAATCGCACCGGAAAACGAGTTCGCCATGAACAAGCCGCAACAACAAGTGCTCACGGAGATAG GGCCGCAGTTCGTAGTGGAGCCCATCCTCATCCTCTCCGGCAGCTTCAACGGCACGATGCTCTGGAAGAATAAGAACTACGTTTCCCCCATCATG ATGCGAAGGCTTAAACGTGAGTCAGACGCCCTGCGCAAGCAGCAACAGGAGATAGATAAAAAG AACCGCGATCGCGAAACGGATCTGCCGGATGACGAGCTGTCGAACCAGAACGTTTTCAGCGCTCCAAACTGA
- a CDS encoding SPLICING FACTOR U2AF-ASSOCIATED PROTEIN, putative → MDAWSAISSVDELKSLLDGEAKDSSASKEAESSRPEVAVADAEAALEAADTSATVAAEAAPADDATTAVSAEEEARIRKREKKRQYMQRKRMKIESGKWVESAVGVSGGVKEPHQRNLSVYVSNLPDDTTAAEVAQVFRRAGVIKIDPLTTLPKIKLYTDDAGRFKNDARVTFVNKESVDFAIRYLDNYHFREDCVIHVEAARYDPQKYSAKSTVPLSAEEMRKRYLAAKYEQERLQSWTEDIDDGSGRRIVICKPMFSQEDAWEHEAGSKFYDDLREEVAAEVTKFVPFDKITPIPRHPQGVVCVKLKNSADAEIFISKFQDRVFDGQRLQVYFFDGKTDLQAQALPSKTAAENFFAAVKSAPPSYDSVACDWIDDQSSDEEFEVQTE, encoded by the exons ATGGACGCGTGGAGTGCCATTTCTTCGGTCGACGAGTTGAAGTCTCTGTTGGACG GTGAGGCCAAGGACTCCTCGGCATCAAAGGAGGCGGAATCATCACGTCCGGAAGTCGCTGTTGCCGATGCCGAGGCGGCTCTAGAAGCTGCGGACACTTCGGCCACGGTTGCTGCTGAGGCTGCTCCGGCCGACGATGCCACCACCGCGGTGTCAGCTGAGGAAGAGGCCCGTATCCGGAAGCGCGAGAAGAAGCGACAGTACATGCAGCGCAAGCGGATGAAAATCGAGTCTGGTAAATGGGTGGAGTCAGCAGTAGGTGTGAGTGGTGGCGTTAAAGAACCGCATCAGCGAAACTTGAGCGTGTACGTTTCCAACCTTCCCGACGACACGACTGCGGCGGAGGTGGCTCAAGTCTTCAGGCGCGCCGGCGTCATCAAGATCGACCCCCTGACCA CGCTGCCGAAAATAAAGCTTTACACTGACGACGCGGGAAGGTTCAAAAACGACGCCCGCGTTACCTTCGTGAACAAAGAGTCGGTGGACTTTGCCATACGGTACCTGGACAATTACCACTTTCGGGAGGACTGCGTTATTCACGTGGAGGCA GCCCGCTACGATCCGCAGAAGTACAGCGCTAAGTCGACGGTCCCTCTCAGTGCCGAGGAAATGCGCAAGCGCTACCTCGCAGCCAAGTACGAGCAAGAAAG ATTGCAAAGTTGGACGGAGGACATCGACGACGGAAGCGGTCGCAGGATCGTGATCTGCAAACCGATGTTCTCTCAAGAAGATGCATGG GAACATGAGGCGGGGAGCAAGTTTTATGACGACCTGCGCGAGGAGGTCGCCGCGGAGGTCACCAAATTCGTCCCGTTCGACAAGATCACGCCAATTCCAAGGCACCCACAGGGGGTGGTATGCGTGAAACTTAAGAACTCTGCGGACGCTGAAATTTTCATTTCGAAGTTTCAAGATCGTGTTTTTGATGGCCAGCGGCTGCAGGTGTACTTCTTCGACGGCAAGACCGACCTGCAGGCCCAGGCCCTCCCCAGCAAAACGGCTGCCGAAAACTTCTTCGCCGCCGTGAAATCCGCTCCTCCCAGCTACGACTCCGTTGCTTGCGATTGGATCGACGATCAGAGCAGCGACGAGGAGTTTGAAGTACAAACCGAGTAA